The window GAATTTAAGGATATTCCAGgagatgaggaagaaggatCATTTGGAAGCATTAAAAAGAGACCCAAGAATATTGACAGCCATCACAGGTCGAGTTACTGGAGTGTTAGAGAGAGTGACATGTTTCCGAGCTTATTAAAGGAATATGGCTCACAATGGCATTTAATTTCTGACAAGTTAGGCACCAAGTCTACTACAATGGTACGGAattattatcaaagaaAGGCTGAAGCAAAAGGATGGCAACCATTACTGGAGGAAGGAAATTCAAACTATGCTTCTCAAAAGGAAATGAACGAGGCCGGGTCTCCTATAACCAATATGaatgaaaataatttaAATGGAACTGATGTCCCCCCACAACAAGCACCTGCTTTGGGATACTTCAATATTGATAAGCCAATATCACCTCCTGCTGTGCGCACACCAACAGTTAAAAGTGTCCAGGATTCTTTTTCACAACAAACTACACCTAAACACGGATTACCCTCCCAACATCTGCCCTCAATTCAGCTGCGTAATCCAGTTCCTGAAAGGAAGGTTACTACCCATCCACAGTTAACGTCGCTTACAACACAACCGGTACCGCAGAAACGGCTTCCCCAAATACAATCAATGCCCCAGCATTCAGTTCATTTTTCATCTGGTACACAGGTTCATGAAACACAAGCGTCTGATATTAGTAGAAGATCCTCAATCAGAAGTTTATTGAATGAAAACAATAGTGcaacaatatcaagaaaATCGTCGCCACCAGTTGTCGATAAGATTGAAACAACAGGATCTAGCGTTATAATCCAAGAGTTGAATGCCTCAACATTTAGTAAGAGTTTCCAAAAAGGCAGCACTAGTAACAACCCCTATGCAGTAGGCAACCCAAGTAGTACTTTTGGCTCATCTACAAGCTCCTCAACCCAAGCTAGTGCCACTGTTCCCCCTCATTCCCCATGGTCCTCGATTACTTCAATCTTGAACCCAGCACAACAAACTACTTTACTAAAGGCACCATTACAAAAGCAACCTTTACAAAGACAAAACTCTCCAACCgctttcaatttcatccCTTCATTTACTCAATCAACAGAGAGAGGCACCTTAAATACGTCTCTCCCTCCAGTCCTTCCACTGGTCACTGCCAACTCTTCAACGGCCCGCCAGCAACACTCTGTCCCTTCTCCGCCCCAACGTCCACTACAACAACCAACATTTAATTTCGCAAATGACCCTCTGGCTGCCTTAGCTGCTGTCGCTTCGGCTCCAGAAGCTCTCGGACTAATCTCAAATAGCACTAATAATACATCTAGGAATGGTAATAGAGATGGCTACCCTTCTTCCTCTCAGAAATGAGGCACCCTTTACTGCTACTCTATCGCTACGGACACTACcgtacatatataatactaTATCTATGAATGACTATCACTAGTATCAAAATGTACACttaaatttaattttgTAATACTATACTATAAATTCAATATTACATCTTCCGCAAGGTATTGTATTTGTAATTGTGTCTACTTGTTCAGCTAAGCTTTCCGTGTTCCTCCAACGAACTTCCACTCGAgcctttcttttttgtcaTCACATCCAACCGAACTCGGTGTTAGTTAAAACgaaatatttgatttggaaataaaatattattcacGTTCAGACCCACTTTGCTATTTAATTAggaagaattgttgaacTCAATTGCCGGTATTGCTTTGACGGTCATCCAAGCACTTTTTCAGTCAATTGAAGTGATATGAATATGTTATCCTTATTTCATACACACAAAAGTACGATTTTGGAAAAGTATCCAAAAATTATTTCCTATATACCATGTGTGGATAGaccatttttcaatatttaCTTGTGGGACTATTTTAACAGATGGACTACTTTGATCACCAAGGGTAGATATGTTCCTAATGAATTCTACTTTGTTCCTGGGGAGTTGCCCTTGAGTGATATAAAGCATGTTATTGCAGCTATTGCGACGTACTATGTTGTTATATTTGGCGGCAGAGCAGTGTTAAAGAACTCTGAGCCATTTAAGTTGaactttttgtttcaaTTACACAATCTGTTCTTGACTTGTGcttcgctgcttcttttaGTTTTGATGATTGAGCAGATAATTCCTATTATAGTCAATCATGGGTTGTTTTATGCTATGTGCAATATTGGTACTTGGACTCAACCTCTCGTTACATTGTATTACATGAATTATCTTCTCAAATACGTTGAGTTTATTGATACTTTGTTTTTGGTGTTGAAACATAAGAAGTTGTCCTTTTTGCACACCTATCATCATGGCGCCACTGCATTGTTATGTTTCACGCAAATGACAGGTAGTAGTACACTTTCATGGGTTCCAATTACCTTAAACCTTGCGGTTCATGTTCTTATGTATTGGTACTATTTCTTAGCAGCAAGAGGCATTAGAGTCTGGTGGAAGGAATGGGTCACAAGATGCCAAATCATCCAGtttattttggatattggCTTTATTTATTTTGCTGTATACATGAAGGTTGCTCATGATTATTTCCCTAGTTTACCGCATTATGGTGGCTGTTCTGCCTCTACAGCGGCTGCGATATCCGGATGTGCGATCATCTCTTCTtatttgttcttgtttatTGCAT is drawn from Eremothecium cymbalariae DBVPG#7215 chromosome 8, complete sequence and contains these coding sequences:
- a CDS encoding elongation of very long chain fatty acids protein (similar to Ashbya gossypii AFR624W) → MNMLSLFHTHKSTILEKYPKIISYIPCVDRPFFNIYLWDYFNRWTTLITKGRYVPNEFYFVPGELPLSDIKHVIAAIATYYVVIFGGRAVLKNSEPFKLNFLFQLHNLFLTCASLLLLVLMIEQIIPIIVNHGLFYAMCNIGTWTQPLVTLYYMNYLLKYVEFIDTLFLVLKHKKLSFLHTYHHGATALLCFTQMTGSSTLSWVPITLNLAVHVLMYWYYFLAARGIRVWWKEWVTRCQIIQFILDIGFIYFAVYMKVAHDYFPSLPHYGGCSASTAAAISGCAIISSYLFLFIAFYIEVYRRKNTKKSRVVKRVRGGVAARVNEYVNVDVKNVATPSPSPKPKNKKKSFMR